Proteins encoded in a region of the Elizabethkingia bruuniana genome:
- a CDS encoding ABC transporter permease, whose protein sequence is MLRNWIKIAFSNYYKNWLTTLINLLGLSMGLTIFLLVFLNWQDERSYEKWVPNKENIYFVELQTAKNNYVSNINYPLLRTAPKMFPEIENYSVVANIGEDDKTKLIADGRSVYTIPIAASEDFFKVIQLPKVAGSYNNILVDRHSAALSEETAKALFGKDYLNSIGKVVVADNDGSKYVVQAIYKNPADAENTIFRGGFVVRQSNIDNNDNWTNYSFYGFFRVKPNTDIAKLEEKLSKWDDDNERADRSKFGWADDRDPIKVHLTNVRDMKLEAKGSGIMKGDQKSIVILMTLAGLILILSGINFINLNTAQASQRAKEVGVRKALGSSKGKLVLQFLLEAFIVYITAFVISLVLLELLLPVYGKFLKKEIKVEGIHIYLYTFLIVVTFALFSGIIPALYLSNFRPIQTLKGNFARSRHGVWLRNAILSLQLIISSFFIISSLIIYTQVNYMMNKDLGFSGDQVFQINFKKTNFIDENYNQRKYERYRDKIKHFPGVIDITGSSHTMGGGITSSSGAKYKRDSTKATSAGIGAIDFNYFKFYKIKFIAGREMNPKMTTDTARGLIVNESFVKKMNWSPSEAIGKEISSGMDDKSDNMLIIGVVKNFHYGSVQYDVFPMMFFNYQRYWSRNQMNNLQIKLSGDHIAENTARIKKYWETEVEPGYPFEGNFVNKNFARTFDKFKKQRLLFSILNSVVLAVALLGLFALSSLMIEQKLKDVAVKKTLGASDSTLIKDLTKKFLWITAVAVFISIPFSYYFMNEWLKEFVYRIEMPWWPYILSLVILLLLTFLVTSIKAYRATKVELVKYLKYE, encoded by the coding sequence ATGTTACGCAACTGGATTAAAATAGCATTTAGCAATTATTATAAAAATTGGCTTACTACGCTCATCAATCTTTTAGGATTGTCTATGGGCTTAACAATATTTCTGTTGGTTTTTCTAAACTGGCAAGACGAGAGATCTTATGAGAAATGGGTGCCGAATAAAGAGAATATTTATTTTGTAGAATTACAGACTGCAAAAAATAATTATGTCTCTAATATAAATTACCCGTTATTACGCACTGCTCCGAAAATGTTTCCGGAAATAGAAAATTATTCCGTAGTTGCTAATATAGGAGAGGATGATAAAACTAAACTGATAGCTGATGGGCGTTCTGTTTATACTATACCAATTGCCGCCAGCGAAGACTTTTTTAAAGTAATACAACTTCCTAAAGTAGCAGGCAGTTACAATAATATTTTAGTAGATAGACATTCCGCAGCGCTTTCCGAAGAAACTGCTAAGGCTCTTTTTGGTAAAGACTACCTGAACAGTATCGGAAAGGTTGTAGTGGCAGATAATGATGGCAGTAAATATGTGGTACAGGCCATTTATAAGAACCCTGCTGATGCAGAAAATACAATATTCAGAGGTGGCTTTGTAGTAAGACAATCTAATATTGATAACAACGACAATTGGACAAATTATAGTTTCTATGGATTTTTCAGAGTAAAACCTAATACAGATATTGCTAAGCTTGAAGAAAAATTATCCAAATGGGATGACGACAACGAAAGAGCAGACAGAAGTAAATTTGGGTGGGCAGATGACAGAGATCCAATTAAAGTTCATTTGACTAATGTCCGTGATATGAAACTTGAAGCCAAAGGCTCAGGGATTATGAAAGGAGATCAGAAATCTATTGTAATTCTGATGACTTTAGCAGGGCTTATTTTAATTCTTTCAGGTATTAATTTTATCAACCTCAATACCGCACAGGCTTCACAAAGAGCTAAAGAGGTAGGAGTACGCAAAGCATTGGGAAGCTCGAAAGGAAAGTTAGTTCTGCAGTTTTTATTGGAGGCTTTTATTGTCTATATCACTGCATTTGTTATATCACTGGTTTTACTGGAATTATTACTACCTGTATATGGCAAATTTCTGAAGAAAGAAATCAAGGTAGAAGGAATTCATATTTATCTTTATACTTTCCTCATTGTAGTCACCTTTGCCCTTTTCTCCGGAATTATTCCGGCATTATATCTTTCCAATTTTAGACCTATTCAGACATTGAAAGGAAATTTTGCAAGAAGCAGACATGGTGTCTGGCTTCGCAATGCAATCCTGTCTTTGCAGCTGATTATCTCTTCATTTTTTATTATTTCTTCGTTGATTATATACACTCAGGTGAATTATATGATGAATAAAGACTTAGGTTTTAGTGGAGATCAGGTTTTTCAGATTAATTTCAAGAAAACCAACTTTATAGATGAGAATTACAATCAGAGAAAGTACGAACGCTACAGAGATAAAATAAAACATTTCCCTGGTGTAATAGATATTACCGGATCTTCACATACAATGGGTGGCGGAATTACCAGTTCATCGGGTGCTAAATATAAAAGAGATTCTACAAAAGCGACATCTGCCGGAATTGGGGCTATTGACTTTAATTATTTTAAATTTTATAAAATAAAGTTTATTGCAGGCCGTGAGATGAATCCTAAGATGACGACAGATACCGCACGTGGACTAATTGTAAATGAGTCTTTTGTGAAAAAAATGAACTGGAGTCCTTCAGAGGCTATAGGTAAAGAAATCTCCAGTGGAATGGACGATAAAAGTGACAATATGCTTATTATAGGTGTTGTAAAGAATTTTCATTACGGAAGTGTACAATATGATGTTTTCCCAATGATGTTCTTTAATTATCAGAGGTATTGGTCCAGAAATCAGATGAACAATTTACAGATAAAACTTTCTGGTGATCATATAGCAGAAAATACTGCGCGTATTAAAAAATATTGGGAAACAGAAGTAGAACCAGGGTATCCATTCGAAGGAAATTTTGTGAATAAGAATTTTGCCCGGACTTTTGATAAATTTAAAAAACAACGACTGCTATTTTCAATTCTTAATTCTGTAGTATTAGCTGTAGCACTCCTGGGATTATTTGCATTATCCAGTTTGATGATAGAGCAGAAACTGAAAGATGTTGCTGTTAAAAAAACATTGGGAGCATCTGACAGTACATTGATAAAAGATCTGACAAAGAAATTTCTGTGGATTACTGCAGTGGCAGTGTTTATAAGTATTCCGTTTAGTTATTATTTTATGAACGAATGGCTGAAAGAATTTGTATACCGTATCGAGATGCCTTGGTGGCCTTATATTTTAAGCTTAGTGATCCTCTTATTGCTGACGTTCCTGGTGACAAGTATTAAAGCCTACAGAGCTACTAAAGTAGAACTGGTAAAATACCTGAAATACGAATGA
- a CDS encoding ABC transporter permease, translated as MLKNWIKIAFSNYKKNWLTTLINLLGLSVGLTVFLLVFLNWQDEKSYEQWVPEGDNVYYAERVFNNKDFNAVCSYPFLEVSAKMFPEIQDFSVINYWKNNKARLLTDGRSSYNSSAEVSEDFFKVLPFPLVAGSYNNLFVDENSIALSEDVAKQLFGDNYKESIGKTVTKDENGKKVVVQAIYKLPAENENTIFNPGYVVRNANIDANKNIWSNNSFFGFFRVKPGTNISELENKLSAIQTKQQNIELKQSGWPEMKKPIEIHLVNIKKMRLDAKSGGLEGTDKKSILILLSLSGLILILSAINFINLNTAQASQRAKEVGLRKSFGSSKRQLIIQFLLETYIIYITAFFISMILLEFLLPLYGKFLNKTIRMEDPMIYLYTVLIIFGFAFISGIVPAVYLSGFKPIQTLKGNFSRSKHGIWLRNSILTLQIIISSFFIISSFIIYKQVDYMMQKDLGFYGEQVYQLNFNKISWENNYNMKKYQLYSEKIKHFPGVVDVTGSAQTLGNGVNSTTGIKYKRDSTKSVDAGVGAIDLNFMKFYKIKFLSGRDFNPKLTVDTTKAIVVNEAFIKKIGWNNQEAIGKEMTSNTDSKARNMIIVGVVKDMNFDDVQYKVEPIMFFNYDRYWTRNNLISLQIKLTGENIDENIARIRKYWETEVEPGYPFRGEFVNKQFARTFEKYEKQRTLFSILNGIVLLVALLGLFALSSLMIEQKLKDVAIKKTLGASDGILIKDLTKKFLWITLIAVLISIPISYYFINEWLKSFAYRIEMPWWPYILSLAILLLLTILVVSIKAYRATKVELIKYLKYE; from the coding sequence ATGTTAAAGAACTGGATTAAAATAGCATTTAGCAATTATAAAAAGAACTGGCTTACAACACTTATCAACCTTTTAGGTTTATCTGTTGGGCTAACTGTATTTCTGTTGGTTTTTCTGAACTGGCAGGACGAAAAATCCTATGAACAATGGGTGCCGGAAGGTGATAATGTGTATTATGCCGAAAGAGTTTTTAACAATAAAGATTTTAATGCCGTATGCAGTTATCCGTTTTTGGAAGTATCCGCAAAAATGTTCCCGGAAATTCAGGACTTTTCAGTAATCAATTACTGGAAAAATAATAAAGCCCGTCTTTTGACCGATGGTCGTTCCAGTTATAATAGCTCTGCTGAGGTATCAGAAGATTTTTTCAAAGTTCTTCCTTTCCCTTTGGTAGCAGGTAGTTATAATAATCTTTTTGTGGATGAAAACTCAATAGCATTATCTGAAGACGTTGCAAAACAGCTTTTCGGGGATAACTACAAGGAGAGTATTGGAAAGACGGTAACAAAAGATGAAAATGGTAAAAAAGTTGTTGTTCAGGCCATTTATAAACTACCGGCAGAAAATGAGAATACTATTTTCAACCCTGGCTATGTTGTAAGAAATGCGAATATAGATGCTAATAAAAATATTTGGAGTAACAACAGTTTCTTTGGGTTTTTCCGTGTGAAGCCAGGAACAAATATTTCGGAATTGGAGAATAAACTATCCGCAATACAAACGAAACAACAAAATATTGAGCTTAAACAGTCAGGCTGGCCGGAAATGAAAAAGCCCATTGAAATACATCTGGTGAACATAAAAAAAATGAGACTGGATGCAAAAAGCGGTGGGCTTGAAGGAACAGATAAAAAATCAATTTTAATTTTATTGTCTTTGTCGGGACTTATTCTGATCCTTTCTGCCATTAATTTTATTAATCTCAATACAGCTCAGGCATCACAAAGAGCGAAAGAAGTAGGTTTGCGAAAATCTTTTGGAAGCTCCAAAAGACAATTGATTATACAGTTTTTACTGGAGACCTATATTATTTATATCACTGCGTTTTTTATATCGATGATTCTTTTAGAATTTTTACTGCCACTATATGGTAAGTTTCTGAATAAAACAATAAGAATGGAAGATCCCATGATTTATCTGTATACAGTACTGATTATTTTTGGATTTGCATTTATTTCAGGAATTGTACCTGCTGTATATCTTTCAGGTTTTAAACCAATTCAGACGCTGAAAGGGAACTTTAGCAGAAGTAAACATGGTATATGGTTACGCAATTCTATTCTGACGCTCCAAATTATTATTTCTTCATTTTTTATAATTTCTTCCTTCATCATTTATAAACAGGTCGATTACATGATGCAAAAAGACTTAGGCTTTTATGGTGAGCAGGTTTATCAGCTTAATTTTAATAAGATATCATGGGAAAATAATTATAATATGAAGAAGTACCAGTTGTACAGTGAGAAGATAAAACACTTCCCGGGTGTCGTTGATGTTACAGGTTCTGCTCAGACTTTAGGAAACGGAGTTAACAGTACAACAGGAATTAAATATAAAAGGGATTCTACTAAGTCTGTAGATGCTGGTGTTGGTGCTATAGATCTGAATTTCATGAAATTTTATAAAATCAAGTTTCTTTCCGGAAGAGATTTTAATCCAAAGCTAACTGTAGATACAACAAAGGCAATTGTGGTAAATGAAGCCTTTATCAAAAAAATAGGCTGGAATAATCAGGAAGCAATTGGTAAAGAAATGACAAGCAACACTGATAGTAAGGCAAGAAATATGATTATAGTTGGGGTTGTAAAGGATATGAATTTCGATGATGTACAGTATAAAGTTGAGCCAATCATGTTTTTTAATTATGACAGGTACTGGACCAGAAATAATTTAATCAGTTTACAAATCAAGTTAACAGGTGAAAATATCGATGAAAATATAGCCAGAATCAGAAAGTACTGGGAAACAGAGGTTGAACCAGGGTATCCGTTCCGCGGAGAATTTGTCAACAAACAATTTGCCAGAACTTTCGAAAAGTATGAGAAACAGCGGACTTTATTTTCAATTCTCAATGGCATTGTTTTGTTAGTGGCACTTTTAGGATTATTTGCGCTGTCCAGTTTAATGATAGAACAGAAACTGAAAGACGTAGCTATTAAGAAAACACTAGGGGCGTCGGACGGAATACTCATAAAAGATCTGACCAAAAAATTCCTGTGGATAACACTGATCGCAGTTTTAATCAGTATACCGATAAGCTATTATTTTATCAACGAATGGTTGAAAAGCTTTGCTTACCGGATCGAGATGCCATGGTGGCCCTATATTTTAAGCTTAGCTATTCTTTTATTGCTGACAATTCTTGTCGTAAGTATTAAAGCCTACAGAGCAACAAAAGTAGAACTGATAAAGTACCTGAAATACGAATAA
- a CDS encoding ABC transporter permease, with product MLRNWIKIAFTNYKKNWLTTLINLIGLSIGLTIFLLVFLNWQDEKSYEKWVPNGENVYLIELQNGKDSYVSQVNYPLLYTSPKAFPEIETSTIVNIWMDVKNKLTTDGHSVYTTPIFANENFFKVLEFPKVAGSYENILIDNTSIALSEDTAKQLFGKDYLHSIGKTVVLDNEGSRYIVHAIYKNPEESENTIFRGGFVIRDSSVNDSKEAWTNYSYYGFFKVKPNTDLAKLEEKLSKWDDDHERIENRKNGWADNGERIKAHLTNIRNMKLDAKGWGLMKGDKKSIIILMSLSGLILVLSGINFINLNTAQASQRAKEVGVRKALGSSKGKLITQFLLETLIIYVTAFVISMVILELLLPMYGKYLGKEIKIQGFQVYLYAVFIVLAFTLISGIIPALYLSGFKPIQTLKGNFAGSRHGIWLRNLILSLQLIISSFFIISSLIIYKQVNYMMDKDLGFNGDQVFQINFKKTSFKNGNYNQRKYELYRDRIKHFPGVLDITGSSQSIGNGLRNFTGAKDKRDSTKVTSAGIGAIDFNYFNFYKLRLVAGRDINPKMTTDTARGLIVNEAFVKSMGWKPSEAIGKEISSGLAENSYNLLIIGVVKDFHYGGVKNEISPIMFFNYQRYWTKNQMNNLQIKLSGDNISQNIERIKKYWEKEVEPGYPFEGDFVNKNFAKTFDKYKKQRLLFSILNALVLVVALLGLFALSSLIIEQKLKDVAIKKTLGASDGVLIKDLTKKFLWITGIAVLISIPISYYFMNEWLKDFAYRIEMPWWPYVLSLVILLLLTFFVVSIKAYRATKVELVKYLKYE from the coding sequence ATGTTACGGAACTGGATTAAAATAGCATTTACGAATTATAAAAAAAACTGGTTAACAACTCTTATTAACCTTATAGGATTATCTATAGGACTCACAATATTTTTGTTAGTATTTCTCAACTGGCAGGATGAAAAATCTTATGAAAAATGGGTTCCGAATGGTGAAAATGTTTATTTGATCGAATTGCAAAACGGAAAAGACAGCTATGTTTCCCAGGTCAACTACCCACTTTTGTACACTTCTCCTAAAGCATTTCCGGAAATAGAAACATCTACGATCGTTAATATATGGATGGACGTAAAAAATAAATTAACTACAGACGGGCATTCTGTTTATACTACTCCTATTTTTGCAAACGAAAATTTCTTTAAAGTATTAGAATTTCCCAAAGTAGCGGGAAGCTATGAAAATATTCTGATAGATAATACATCTATAGCGCTTTCCGAAGATACAGCCAAACAGCTTTTTGGGAAAGATTATCTTCATAGTATCGGGAAAACAGTGGTACTGGATAATGAAGGAAGCAGATATATTGTACATGCTATTTATAAAAATCCTGAGGAATCGGAGAATACAATATTTCGGGGTGGGTTTGTAATCCGCGATTCTTCTGTTAATGATAGTAAGGAGGCCTGGACAAACTACAGTTACTATGGTTTCTTTAAAGTAAAACCCAATACAGATTTAGCTAAACTGGAAGAAAAACTTTCAAAATGGGACGATGATCATGAAAGAATTGAAAATCGAAAAAATGGATGGGCTGATAACGGAGAACGTATCAAAGCTCATTTAACTAATATTAGAAATATGAAGCTCGATGCTAAAGGATGGGGGCTGATGAAGGGAGACAAAAAGTCTATTATCATTCTGATGTCTTTATCGGGTCTTATTTTGGTTCTTTCCGGAATTAATTTTATCAACCTTAATACAGCACAAGCATCACAACGGGCTAAAGAAGTAGGTGTACGTAAGGCTTTGGGAAGTTCCAAAGGAAAATTAATAACTCAGTTTTTACTAGAAACCCTTATTATTTATGTTACAGCATTTGTTATCTCCATGGTCATACTGGAGCTGCTTTTACCAATGTATGGGAAATATCTGGGGAAAGAGATTAAAATACAGGGATTTCAGGTGTATTTATATGCAGTTTTTATTGTACTGGCTTTTACCCTTATTTCCGGTATTATTCCGGCGCTTTATCTTTCCGGATTTAAGCCTATTCAAACGTTGAAAGGAAACTTTGCAGGCAGCAGACATGGTATCTGGTTGCGTAATCTTATTTTGTCATTACAGCTTATTATTTCCTCATTTTTTATTATTTCTTCTTTGATTATCTATAAGCAGGTAAACTATATGATGGATAAAGATCTGGGCTTTAATGGAGATCAGGTATTTCAGATTAATTTTAAAAAGACCAGTTTTAAGAATGGTAATTATAATCAAAGAAAATATGAATTGTATAGAGACCGGATAAAACATTTTCCGGGAGTATTAGATATTACCGGTTCATCACAGAGCATAGGCAATGGCCTTAGAAATTTTACAGGCGCTAAAGATAAAAGAGATTCCACAAAAGTTACATCCGCCGGAATCGGAGCTATAGATTTTAATTACTTCAATTTTTACAAACTAAGATTAGTTGCAGGCAGGGATATTAACCCAAAAATGACTACAGATACGGCGAGGGGGCTTATTGTAAATGAAGCTTTTGTGAAAAGCATGGGCTGGAAACCATCAGAAGCTATTGGTAAAGAAATATCAAGCGGATTGGCTGAAAATAGTTATAATTTGTTGATTATAGGGGTGGTGAAGGATTTTCATTATGGCGGAGTGAAAAATGAAATTTCACCTATTATGTTCTTTAATTATCAAAGGTACTGGACTAAGAACCAAATGAACAATCTGCAAATTAAACTCTCCGGGGACAATATTTCTCAGAATATAGAACGCATCAAAAAATATTGGGAGAAAGAAGTGGAGCCAGGTTACCCTTTTGAAGGTGATTTTGTCAATAAAAATTTTGCTAAGACTTTTGACAAATATAAGAAGCAACGCTTGTTATTTTCCATTCTCAATGCTTTAGTTTTAGTTGTTGCACTTTTAGGATTGTTCGCATTGTCCAGCCTGATCATCGAACAAAAACTAAAAGATGTAGCGATTAAAAAAACTTTAGGAGCATCAGACGGAGTACTTATAAAAGATCTGACAAAGAAATTTCTTTGGATTACAGGAATAGCGGTATTAATAAGTATACCGATAAGCTATTATTTTATGAATGAATGGCTGAAAGATTTTGCCTACAGAATTGAGATGCCATGGTGGCCTTACGTTCTGAGTTTAGTTATTCTTTTACTGTTAACTTTCTTTGTGGTGAGTATTAAAGCTTACAGAGCAACCAAAGTAGAGCTGGTAAAATATCTGAAATACGAATAA